In one Candidatus Peribacter riflensis genomic region, the following are encoded:
- a CDS encoding F-type H+-transporting ATPase subunit beta — MPGSISQVMGAVVDCMFPAQEIPSIFNALTVPCGKDTLTLEVQQHLDGGAVRTVAMGPTDGLARGTAVTDTGSPISVPVGPEALGRMFDVLGNPLDGMPPIQTKKRSPIHRAAPTFDEQSTETEVLETGIKVIDLICPILKGGKVGLFGGAGVGKTVVVKELIRNIATEHGGYSVFAGVGERSREGNDLYYEMKESGVLAKTALVFGQMNEPPGPRLRVGLAGLTHAEYFRDEEQRDVLLFIDNIFRFTQAGSEVSVLLGRIPSAVGYQPTLANEMGALQERITSTKKGSITSVQAVYVPADDFTDPAPATTFGHLDSTLVLSRALSELGIYPAVDPLDSTSTILSAAVVGEEHYQTARAVQKVLQRYKELQDIIAILGMEELSDEDKLTVKRARKIQKFLSQPFFVAETFTGIPGKFVRREDTVKSFKAILDGKYDEVPEQAFYMKGGIEDVK, encoded by the coding sequence ATGCCAGGTTCCATTTCTCAAGTGATGGGTGCGGTGGTGGACTGCATGTTCCCCGCCCAGGAGATCCCATCGATTTTCAACGCACTCACGGTTCCGTGCGGAAAAGACACGCTGACGCTCGAGGTGCAGCAGCACCTGGATGGAGGCGCAGTGCGCACCGTGGCGATGGGCCCGACCGATGGCCTCGCGCGCGGTACGGCCGTAACGGATACGGGCAGCCCGATTTCCGTTCCCGTCGGTCCCGAGGCGCTCGGGCGCATGTTCGACGTATTGGGCAATCCTCTGGATGGCATGCCGCCGATACAGACGAAGAAGCGGTCACCCATTCACCGTGCCGCTCCCACCTTCGACGAGCAATCCACGGAAACCGAAGTGCTGGAAACGGGCATCAAAGTCATCGACCTGATCTGCCCGATCTTGAAAGGAGGCAAGGTCGGTCTCTTTGGCGGAGCGGGCGTGGGCAAGACCGTCGTGGTGAAAGAGCTCATCCGCAATATTGCCACCGAACATGGCGGCTACTCGGTATTCGCCGGGGTGGGGGAGCGCAGCCGCGAGGGAAACGACCTCTACTACGAAATGAAAGAATCGGGCGTTCTCGCCAAAACAGCACTGGTCTTCGGCCAGATGAACGAGCCGCCCGGACCGCGCTTGCGCGTGGGTCTTGCAGGTCTCACGCATGCCGAGTACTTCCGTGACGAGGAGCAGCGCGATGTGCTGCTCTTCATCGACAACATCTTCCGCTTCACGCAGGCAGGGTCCGAAGTCTCGGTGCTCCTCGGACGCATTCCCTCCGCTGTCGGCTACCAGCCCACGCTCGCCAACGAAATGGGAGCGCTGCAGGAGCGCATCACCTCGACCAAAAAAGGCTCCATCACCTCGGTGCAGGCGGTGTACGTGCCGGCCGACGACTTTACCGATCCGGCGCCTGCCACGACCTTCGGTCACCTCGATTCCACACTCGTGCTCTCGCGCGCCCTGTCGGAGCTGGGCATCTACCCGGCCGTCGATCCGCTCGATTCCACCTCCACCATTCTCTCTGCTGCGGTGGTGGGCGAGGAGCACTACCAGACGGCACGCGCCGTGCAGAAGGTGCTCCAGCGTTACAAAGAGCTGCAGGATATCATCGCCATCCTCGGCATGGAGGAGCTCTCGGATGAGGACAAGCTCACCGTCAAACGCGCACGCAAGATTCAAAAGTTTTTGTCGCAGCCCTTCTTCGTGGCCGAAACCTTCACGGGTATTCCCGGCAAGTTCGTCCGGCGTGAGGATACCGTGAAGAGCTTCAAGGCGATTCTCGACGGCAAGTACGACGAAGTGCCCGAGCAGGCCTTCTACATGAAGGGCGGAATCGAAGACGTGAAGTAA
- a CDS encoding 30S ribosomal protein S23 codes for MPIASPSTASEKIRVFTDLFSWQDAHKLVLMIYRITRKFPKDEMFGLVAQLRRAVVSISSNIAEGFSRISYAEKIHFYSIALGSVTEVQNQMLIARDVEYVAQEDFMSVEKQSVKVHKLINGLIKSSRSFLIPHS; via the coding sequence ATGCCTATTGCATCTCCCAGCACCGCGTCGGAAAAAATCAGAGTCTTCACGGATCTGTTTTCCTGGCAGGATGCCCATAAACTTGTTCTCATGATTTACAGAATCACAAGGAAGTTCCCAAAAGATGAAATGTTCGGATTGGTTGCCCAATTGCGCCGGGCGGTCGTTTCTATCTCATCCAATATCGCTGAGGGATTCAGCAGGATCTCCTACGCGGAGAAAATTCATTTTTATTCGATCGCTCTCGGATCCGTGACGGAAGTGCAGAATCAGATGCTCATCGCGCGGGATGTCGAGTATGTTGCCCAAGAAGATTTCATGTCTGTGGAGAAGCAGAGTGTCAAAGTACATAAGCTCATCAACGGCCTGATCAAATCCAGTCGATCATTCTTAATTCCTCATTCCTAA
- a CDS encoding F-type H +-transporting ATPase subunit epsilon → MLRLEITTPDRPMFEGEVDSVSLPTPQGEITILPHHIPLISIVSPGAITIRQKGSEQLLAVSRGVIEVDGKTIRVMVDTADRADELQEEAILKAKAEAEKLQREKREDREGFAEATAILERELARLHVVRRRRGGRRSVPTPGSGE, encoded by the coding sequence ATGCTTCGTCTAGAAATCACCACGCCCGACCGTCCCATGTTCGAAGGGGAGGTGGACTCTGTGTCCCTTCCGACTCCGCAGGGGGAAATTACGATTTTGCCGCACCACATCCCGCTCATCTCCATCGTGTCGCCGGGGGCGATCACGATCCGGCAGAAGGGGAGTGAGCAGCTGCTCGCGGTTTCACGCGGGGTCATCGAGGTGGATGGCAAGACCATCCGCGTGATGGTGGATACGGCGGATCGCGCCGATGAGTTGCAGGAGGAGGCGATTTTGAAGGCCAAAGCCGAAGCGGAGAAGCTCCAGCGCGAGAAGCGCGAAGACCGCGAGGGCTTTGCCGAGGCCACGGCCATCCTCGAGCGCGAGTTGGCGCGCCTGCACGTGGTGCGTCGCCGGCGCGGCGGGCGACGGTCCGTCCCCACCCCCGGCAGTGGTGAATGA
- a CDS encoding F-type H +-transporting ATPase subunit a, protein MSGIEAPPLASETIAHIGSFEVRNTLIMAWLAMAVVFIVVFFARRTKFKQIPGRFQALLELIVEGLFNFFNSIIGDTKQTRRFFPLIATIFLFLMLANWMGILPGVGSITILGEHDGHMLNLPIFRSMNADVNMTLAVALISVIATQLFGIAALGVMPYANKFFVAPWRDPIGSFVGILELIAEMAKIISFTFRLFGNIFAGEVLLVVIGFLMPYVAPIPFLGLELFVGFVQALVFSMLTAVFLKMAVTAHGGHEEHGHEGGHAVEMAHA, encoded by the coding sequence ATGTCCGGCATTGAAGCTCCGCCACTGGCCTCCGAAACAATCGCACACATCGGCTCTTTCGAAGTCCGTAACACGCTCATCATGGCGTGGCTCGCCATGGCGGTGGTGTTCATCGTGGTCTTCTTCGCCCGCCGGACCAAGTTCAAGCAAATCCCCGGGCGCTTTCAGGCACTGCTGGAGCTCATCGTGGAGGGGCTGTTCAACTTCTTCAATTCCATCATCGGCGATACGAAGCAGACCAGGCGGTTCTTTCCGCTCATTGCCACGATCTTCCTCTTCCTCATGCTGGCCAACTGGATGGGCATCTTGCCGGGCGTGGGGAGCATCACGATTCTAGGTGAGCACGACGGGCACATGCTCAATTTGCCGATTTTCCGCTCCATGAATGCGGATGTGAACATGACCCTCGCCGTCGCGCTGATCTCGGTCATCGCCACGCAACTCTTTGGCATCGCGGCCCTCGGCGTGATGCCGTACGCCAACAAATTTTTCGTGGCGCCCTGGCGCGATCCGATCGGGTCCTTCGTGGGGATTCTGGAGCTGATCGCAGAGATGGCGAAGATCATTTCGTTTACCTTCCGTCTCTTCGGCAACATCTTCGCGGGCGAGGTGCTGCTCGTGGTCATCGGCTTCCTCATGCCATACGTCGCTCCCATTCCGTTTCTGGGGCTCGAGCTCTTCGTGGGCTTCGTCCAGGCGCTGGTCTTCTCCATGCTCACCGCTGTCTTCCTCAAGATGGCCGTGACGGCGCATGGCGGGCATGAAGAGCACGGCCATGAAGGGGGGCATGCGGTGGAAATGGCGCACGCGTGA
- a CDS encoding F-type H +-transporting ATPase subunit c: protein MPEVAEVAQTAVSSIDKNLLVAITMGFGALVPAFSIGWMGSKAMEAIGRNPEAANRIQTPMVLAVAFTEAIAIYSLVVALIIKFV from the coding sequence ATGCCAGAAGTCGCAGAAGTCGCCCAGACCGCCGTGTCTTCGATCGACAAGAACCTGCTGGTGGCCATCACCATGGGATTCGGTGCGCTCGTCCCTGCCTTCTCCATCGGTTGGATGGGGAGCAAGGCCATGGAGGCCATCGGCCGCAATCCCGAGGCCGCGAACCGCATCCAGACGCCGATGGTTCTCGCCGTCGCGTTCACGGAAGCCATCGCGATCTACTCGCTCGTCGTGGCCCTCATTATCAAGTTCGTCTGA
- a CDS encoding F-type H +-transporting ATPase subunit b: protein MELLLKLGINWQLLIAQIVNFAIVMGVLGFFLYRPILNLLDARAERIRKAMEDAKRVENQMQELHKLREEEMKRLDKESGEYFDRMRKEAQALHEEMMATAKKEAETTLQNALKRIDEERRVMMEDVMKTVNTVIVRMTEKLLEREFTPADQKRIQENLVAELPQSMR, encoded by the coding sequence ATGGAATTGCTCTTAAAACTCGGCATTAACTGGCAGCTGCTCATCGCGCAGATCGTGAACTTTGCGATCGTGATGGGAGTGCTGGGGTTCTTCCTCTACCGTCCCATCCTGAATTTGCTCGATGCCCGCGCAGAGCGCATCCGCAAGGCCATGGAAGATGCCAAGCGCGTCGAGAACCAGATGCAGGAGCTGCACAAGCTCCGCGAGGAAGAGATGAAGCGTCTCGATAAAGAGAGCGGCGAGTATTTCGACCGCATGCGCAAAGAGGCCCAGGCCCTGCACGAAGAGATGATGGCCACTGCCAAGAAAGAGGCGGAAACAACGCTCCAGAACGCGCTCAAGCGCATCGATGAGGAGCGCCGGGTCATGATGGAGGATGTCATGAAGACCGTGAATACCGTGATCGTACGCATGACGGAGAAGCTCCTCGAGCGGGAGTTCACCCCCGCCGACCAGAAGCGTATTCAGGAGAACCTCGTTGCAGAACTTCCCCAGTCGATGCGATGA
- a CDS encoding ATP synthase F0F1 subunit alpha: MSVSQTLLKALEDRVASYRKDVKHEHVGTVLSVGDGIATVSGLSKVGAAEMIDFGKGVMGVAFNLEEDHVGVIVLGDDSKIKEGDTAKSTGQILSVPVGEAMIGRVVNPLGEAKDGGSALASKQRYPIEKIAPRVIERKSVTVPLQTGIKAIDALIPIGRGQRELIIGDRQTGKTAVALDAIINQKETQNTDRPVICIYVAIGQKESKVAKIVSELKKHGAMEYTIVVSAGASEPASLSYIAPFAGCAMGEYFLDQGKDVLCIYDDLSKHAWAYRQVSLLLRRPPGREAYPGDVFYLHSRLLERACCLDEKHGGGSLTALPIIETQAGDISAYIPTNVISITDGQIYLESDLFYKGIRPALNIGLSVSRVGSAAQRKSMKKVAGRLRIDLAQYRELAVFAQFGSDLDAETKKQLDRGARLTELLKQEQYVPVPVAEQVSVLYAGVNSLLDDVPVDQIRRFEREFVSFLRNKHPQLLKELTAEIKPETEETLKRLLQTFKAEAGFISVSK, from the coding sequence ATGTCCGTCAGCCAGACACTCCTCAAGGCCCTCGAAGATCGCGTCGCATCCTATCGCAAGGATGTGAAGCATGAGCACGTCGGCACGGTGCTCTCGGTCGGTGACGGTATCGCCACGGTTTCGGGCCTCTCGAAAGTCGGTGCCGCAGAAATGATCGATTTCGGCAAGGGCGTGATGGGGGTGGCGTTCAACCTCGAAGAGGATCACGTGGGTGTGATCGTGCTTGGGGATGACAGCAAGATCAAAGAGGGCGATACGGCCAAATCGACCGGCCAGATTCTTTCGGTGCCCGTGGGCGAGGCAATGATCGGACGCGTGGTGAATCCGCTGGGCGAGGCCAAAGACGGCGGCTCGGCCCTTGCGAGCAAGCAGCGCTACCCGATCGAAAAGATCGCCCCCCGCGTTATCGAGCGCAAGTCCGTGACCGTGCCGCTCCAGACCGGTATCAAGGCGATCGATGCACTCATCCCCATCGGGCGCGGCCAGCGCGAACTCATCATCGGCGACCGCCAGACGGGCAAGACCGCCGTGGCGCTCGATGCCATCATCAACCAGAAAGAAACGCAGAACACGGATCGCCCTGTTATCTGCATCTACGTCGCGATTGGCCAGAAGGAATCCAAAGTCGCCAAGATCGTCTCGGAACTCAAAAAGCACGGTGCCATGGAGTACACCATCGTCGTCTCGGCCGGCGCATCAGAGCCCGCGTCGCTCTCGTACATCGCCCCCTTCGCGGGATGCGCCATGGGCGAGTACTTCCTCGATCAGGGCAAAGACGTGCTCTGCATCTACGACGATCTCTCGAAGCACGCCTGGGCCTACCGCCAGGTCTCGCTGCTGCTCCGTCGTCCTCCGGGACGCGAGGCCTACCCGGGCGACGTGTTCTACCTCCACTCCAGGCTCCTCGAGCGTGCGTGCTGCCTGGATGAGAAGCATGGCGGTGGATCGCTCACGGCTCTGCCGATCATCGAGACGCAGGCCGGCGACATCTCCGCCTACATCCCCACGAACGTCATTTCGATCACCGACGGACAGATCTACCTCGAATCCGATCTGTTCTACAAGGGCATCCGTCCCGCGCTCAACATCGGTCTTTCGGTCTCGCGTGTGGGATCCGCCGCACAGCGCAAATCCATGAAGAAAGTTGCGGGGCGCCTCCGCATCGACCTGGCCCAGTACCGCGAGCTGGCGGTGTTCGCGCAGTTCGGATCTGACCTCGATGCCGAAACCAAAAAGCAGCTCGACCGGGGAGCGCGCTTAACCGAGCTCCTCAAGCAGGAGCAGTACGTTCCGGTACCCGTGGCGGAGCAGGTGTCCGTGCTCTACGCCGGTGTGAACAGCCTGCTCGATGACGTGCCCGTGGATCAGATCCGTCGCTTTGAACGGGAGTTCGTTTCGTTCCTCCGCAACAAGCATCCGCAGCTCTTAAAGGAGCTCACGGCCGAGATCAAGCCCGAGACGGAAGAGACGCTGAAGAGGCTTCTTCAAACGTTTAAGGCCGAAGCAGGATTTATTTCTGTTTCCAAGTGA
- a CDS encoding ATP synthase F0F1 subunit gamma: protein MARSLRDLRRKMKAIKATHQVTKAMELVAASKMRRAVSNAQKLRHYAFLAWQVLQKLADVHPELHPYLQKREPKKILAILFTPDRGMCGNLNAQLLRTTTQYIQGLKKLPTFESVEFIAVGRKGQHFLPRMNQKVVAAFPAFSSYPTFKDILPIARMATEGFLAGTYDSVSLIYPDFISALVQESTVKVLLPFSTTELKEMLESLLPRKYRKESQAALHAEGVGEYVLEPSADAILQTILPQLTEIQVYQAILEAGASEHSARMVAMRAASDNATELLDDLTIVYNQTRQAKITSELSELTAAKAALE from the coding sequence ATGGCTCGCAGTCTCAGAGACTTACGGCGCAAAATGAAGGCCATCAAGGCCACCCACCAGGTGACCAAGGCCATGGAGCTCGTGGCGGCTTCCAAGATGCGCCGCGCGGTCTCGAATGCGCAGAAGCTGCGGCACTACGCCTTCCTCGCGTGGCAGGTATTGCAGAAGCTGGCCGATGTGCATCCCGAATTGCATCCCTACCTGCAGAAACGAGAGCCGAAGAAGATCCTCGCGATCCTCTTCACACCCGATCGCGGAATGTGCGGCAACCTGAATGCCCAGTTGCTGCGCACGACCACGCAGTACATTCAGGGCCTCAAGAAGCTCCCCACGTTCGAGTCCGTCGAATTCATTGCGGTCGGCCGCAAGGGCCAGCACTTTCTGCCGCGCATGAACCAGAAGGTGGTTGCAGCCTTCCCGGCCTTCTCGAGCTACCCCACCTTCAAAGATATCCTGCCCATCGCCCGCATGGCCACCGAGGGCTTTCTTGCGGGAACCTACGACTCCGTCTCGCTCATCTACCCCGATTTCATCTCGGCCCTGGTCCAGGAATCGACGGTGAAGGTGTTGCTGCCGTTCTCGACGACCGAGCTCAAAGAAATGCTCGAGAGCCTGCTCCCGCGTAAGTACCGCAAAGAATCGCAGGCCGCCCTCCACGCCGAGGGGGTGGGGGAATACGTCCTGGAGCCTTCGGCCGATGCGATTCTGCAGACCATCCTGCCCCAACTCACCGAGATCCAGGTCTACCAGGCCATTCTGGAAGCCGGCGCCTCGGAGCACTCTGCGCGGATGGTGGCGATGCGTGCTGCTTCCGACAACGCCACGGAGCTCCTGGATGATCTCACTATCGTCTACAACCAGACGCGGCAGGCGAAGATCACCTCAGAGCTCTCGGAGCTGACGGCGGCCAAGGCGGCGCTGGAGTAG
- a CDS encoding Cu2 +-exporting ATPase, whose product MSQSVALHIAGIHCDSCIKLIRRELDDLKGIREVTIDTSGAAHIAFDAPLTLDAILEAIGRAGYSAKVLHEEQEAPADITIKRKTVAAGKPLKMQLTSSVEAEGTVVEDEHGKPLFEGKISQKKHAELSIPGGDESAKNFLTHLVQSANFSSLLDALHHAGDKRSIPAGTAGTLQATLPLDTAMDAPASSGTQKVSLSLSGMHCSSCAMLIERSLKKVQGVNQAHVNFAAEKASVLFDASKTNVDHLVRAVQKAGYTATLVDEKDRDFDRRKREAEIRHYRRGFLFSFVLSAPMLYFMLLDFLPWLPGAVVFPAYVGVVSLVLATPVQFIAGAGFYKGFWSSLRMWTFSMDSLIAIGTSAAYVYSVFNFIAFASAHNTVLGLQGAKIPELYFETSAFLITFVLLGKWLETKAKGRTSDAIRKLMGLRAKTARVVRNGKTVDIPVDDVAVGDIILVRPGETVPVDGTITKGHSSVDESLLTGESIPVEKNAGDKVIGATINKNGSFEFRAERVGEESTLAQIIRLIEEAQGSKAPIQGFADRTSAWFVPAVILIALLTFGLWYFVFGASLSFALMAFTSVLVIACPCALGLATPTALMVGTGKGAERGILIKGGEPLEAASRIQTIIFDKTGTLTHGKPEVTDVLTFGSMAEEDIVEIAASLERSSEHPLAEAITNHATEEGIETGDVEKFAAIPGHGIEGVIHGTKYYFGNRLLMTEIAGLPFSREDRKIRKLEEQGKTVMILATEKELLGAVAVADTVKATSREAVQTLKNMGLQIVMISGDNERTANAIAREIGITTVLAEVLPEDKANEVKKLQEGGKKVAMVGDGINDAPALAQADVGIAMGSGTDVAMETGGIVIIKDDLNDVVTALELARETMSKIRQNMFFALFYNVIGIPIAARAFYTTFGLLLQPELAGLAMAFSSISVVTNSLLIRFFKPRKRNFISFLAPFVLMIAFTALFLEFAAFSSSLMKSGPGTGIPAQTVQEVSALITPKTAVIAYEGSDPEFLIGTDTLPASLPAEEGTTATLSDRQLVLGSLEGAAMREEGEYSSIGDTVQEFLGMPTPTVIGILKPTGTALDLAHIVNRLSFEVIASGATLLGVNDEGDLKLFAFMTTPASIPPTFRSIITLLALEPRIIDGKRTTPIFVGSSEAQMMIENGLFTNAGDVIDGFFGNRVLIAGILPKTDTILDQLHFVPATLRIQK is encoded by the coding sequence ATGTCTCAATCGGTTGCTCTCCATATCGCAGGTATCCACTGTGATTCCTGCATCAAGCTGATCCGCAGGGAACTCGACGATCTGAAAGGGATCCGCGAGGTCACCATCGACACATCGGGTGCTGCACACATCGCCTTCGATGCGCCCCTCACACTCGATGCCATTCTCGAGGCGATCGGCCGCGCAGGCTATAGCGCCAAGGTGTTGCATGAAGAACAGGAAGCCCCCGCAGACATCACGATCAAGCGCAAGACAGTGGCGGCAGGCAAGCCGCTGAAGATGCAACTCACGTCCTCCGTGGAAGCCGAGGGAACAGTCGTCGAAGATGAACACGGAAAACCGCTCTTCGAAGGCAAAATCTCGCAAAAGAAGCATGCGGAACTGAGCATTCCCGGAGGAGACGAGTCGGCGAAGAATTTTCTCACGCACCTCGTGCAATCCGCCAATTTCTCCTCCCTCTTGGACGCGCTCCACCATGCCGGTGACAAACGGTCCATTCCCGCAGGGACCGCTGGTACACTGCAGGCGACACTTCCCCTCGACACCGCCATGGATGCCCCCGCTTCCTCCGGAACGCAGAAGGTGTCTCTCTCACTGAGCGGCATGCACTGTTCCTCCTGTGCCATGCTCATTGAACGATCACTCAAGAAAGTTCAGGGCGTGAATCAGGCGCACGTGAATTTCGCCGCCGAGAAGGCTTCTGTCCTCTTCGACGCATCGAAGACGAATGTGGACCATCTTGTTCGGGCAGTGCAGAAGGCCGGTTACACGGCCACTCTGGTTGATGAGAAGGATCGCGATTTTGACCGGCGCAAGCGCGAAGCGGAAATCCGCCACTACCGCCGCGGGTTTCTCTTCAGCTTCGTCCTGAGTGCGCCGATGCTCTACTTCATGCTGCTGGATTTTCTCCCGTGGCTGCCGGGAGCCGTGGTGTTTCCGGCGTACGTCGGTGTCGTCTCGCTCGTACTTGCCACGCCGGTGCAATTCATCGCGGGTGCCGGCTTCTACAAGGGATTCTGGTCGAGCCTGAGAATGTGGACATTCTCCATGGATAGCCTCATCGCCATCGGCACATCGGCGGCGTACGTGTACAGCGTGTTCAACTTCATCGCGTTCGCCTCCGCACACAATACAGTTCTGGGGCTGCAGGGAGCCAAAATCCCAGAGCTCTACTTCGAGACCTCCGCGTTCCTCATCACGTTTGTGCTGCTCGGCAAGTGGCTCGAGACCAAAGCGAAAGGACGCACTTCCGACGCCATCCGCAAACTGATGGGCCTCAGGGCCAAGACCGCACGCGTGGTCCGCAACGGCAAGACCGTGGATATCCCCGTCGACGACGTGGCCGTGGGCGACATCATCCTCGTGCGTCCGGGTGAGACCGTGCCCGTGGACGGCACCATCACCAAAGGGCATTCGTCGGTCGATGAATCCCTCCTGACCGGCGAGAGTATTCCTGTAGAAAAAAATGCAGGCGATAAAGTGATTGGAGCCACCATCAACAAGAACGGAAGCTTCGAATTCCGGGCAGAACGCGTGGGCGAGGAATCGACCCTCGCGCAGATCATCCGTCTGATCGAGGAGGCACAGGGCAGCAAGGCCCCCATTCAGGGCTTCGCCGACCGCACATCCGCGTGGTTCGTTCCGGCTGTTATCCTGATCGCACTCCTGACCTTCGGCCTGTGGTACTTCGTCTTCGGCGCGTCGCTCTCGTTCGCGCTCATGGCCTTCACGTCGGTGCTCGTCATCGCCTGCCCCTGCGCACTCGGGCTCGCAACACCCACCGCCCTCATGGTGGGCACCGGCAAGGGCGCCGAACGCGGCATTCTCATCAAGGGCGGAGAGCCGTTGGAGGCCGCGAGCAGGATCCAGACCATCATCTTCGACAAGACCGGCACGCTCACGCACGGCAAGCCTGAGGTGACCGATGTTCTCACGTTCGGTTCGATGGCAGAAGAAGACATCGTGGAAATCGCCGCAAGCCTGGAGCGCTCCTCCGAGCATCCCCTCGCCGAAGCGATCACCAACCATGCCACAGAAGAAGGAATCGAGACGGGCGATGTTGAAAAATTTGCGGCCATCCCCGGTCACGGCATCGAGGGCGTGATCCACGGCACCAAGTACTACTTCGGCAACCGGCTGCTCATGACCGAGATCGCGGGGCTCCCCTTCAGCCGGGAGGATCGCAAAATTCGCAAGCTGGAGGAGCAGGGTAAAACCGTGATGATCCTCGCAACGGAAAAAGAGCTTCTCGGCGCCGTTGCCGTTGCAGACACCGTCAAAGCAACATCACGCGAAGCCGTGCAGACGCTGAAAAACATGGGCCTGCAGATCGTCATGATCTCGGGCGATAACGAACGTACCGCCAACGCCATCGCCCGCGAGATCGGCATCACCACCGTGCTCGCCGAGGTGCTGCCCGAAGATAAGGCCAACGAGGTGAAGAAGCTCCAGGAAGGCGGCAAGAAGGTCGCCATGGTGGGTGACGGCATCAACGACGCCCCCGCACTCGCACAAGCCGATGTAGGGATAGCCATGGGCTCGGGCACGGATGTGGCGATGGAAACAGGCGGCATTGTGATTATCAAAGACGACCTGAATGACGTTGTGACCGCCCTCGAACTCGCCCGGGAAACCATGTCCAAAATCCGGCAGAACATGTTCTTCGCGCTCTTCTACAACGTGATCGGCATCCCCATCGCCGCCCGCGCGTTCTATACGACCTTCGGGCTTCTGCTGCAGCCGGAGCTTGCGGGCCTCGCCATGGCTTTCAGCTCGATCTCCGTCGTGACGAACTCTCTGCTCATCCGTTTCTTCAAGCCCCGCAAGCGCAATTTCATTTCCTTCCTGGCGCCCTTCGTGCTGATGATCGCCTTCACGGCGCTCTTTCTGGAATTTGCGGCCTTCAGCTCATCGCTCATGAAGAGCGGCCCGGGCACGGGCATCCCCGCACAGACGGTACAGGAGGTGAGCGCTCTCATTACGCCCAAGACGGCGGTGATCGCCTACGAGGGATCCGATCCGGAGTTCCTCATCGGCACAGATACGCTCCCGGCTTCGCTCCCCGCTGAGGAGGGAACGACCGCGACCCTGAGTGACCGGCAACTGGTGCTCGGCTCATTGGAGGGGGCAGCCATGCGGGAAGAAGGCGAATACTCCAGCATCGGCGACACGGTCCAGGAATTCCTCGGCATGCCCACTCCCACGGTCATCGGCATCCTGAAACCCACGGGCACCGCACTCGATCTCGCACACATCGTGAACCGGCTCTCGTTCGAGGTCATTGCCTCGGGCGCAACCCTCCTCGGCGTGAATGATGAAGGCGATCTGAAGCTGTTTGCGTTCATGACGACTCCGGCTTCTATTCCCCCCACCTTCCGTTCGATCATCACTCTCCTCGCCCTTGAGCCGCGCATCATCGACGGCAAGCGCACCACCCCCATCTTCGTGGGGTCGAGCGAGGCGCAGATGATGATCGAAAACGGTCTCTTCACCAATGCAGGCGACGTCATCGACGGCTTCTTCGGCAACCGTGTGCTGATCGCAGGCATCCTCCCGAAGACGGATACCATCCTCGACCAGCTGCATTTCGTGCCTGCGACGCTGAGGATTCAAAAGTGA